The following coding sequences lie in one Timaviella obliquedivisa GSE-PSE-MK23-08B genomic window:
- a CDS encoding tetratricopeptide repeat protein, with translation MIAATELRIVNSFATISRSLDIMERQLGADHPDIATRLNNLVMLYNSQRLHSEAEAFYERSLSIFEKAYPPIIHIWRSCRRTWKGCDRSWSQVHELTAQLDKVGTGLAYLLVRKTSTSSSPLFEGRLGDKGGSEMCKTGTLGQKV, from the coding sequence ATGATAGCCGCGACGGAGTTGAGGATAGTTAACAGTTTTGCGACCATTAGTCGATCGCTCGACATCATGGAACGGCAACTGGGAGCCGACCATCCCGATATCGCTACCCGCCTCAACAATCTAGTAATGCTCTACAACTCTCAGAGACTCCACAGTGAAGCAGAAGCGTTCTATGAGCGATCGCTCTCTATCTTCGAGAAAGCTTATCCGCCAATCATTCACATTTGGCGATCGTGCAGGAGAACTTGGAAGGGTTGCGATCGCAGTTGGAGTCAGGTGCATGAGTTGACCGCTCAACTAGATAAAGTAGGAACAGGATTGGCTTATTTATTGGTAAGAAAGACTTCTACTTCTAGCTCTCCTCTCTTTGAGGGAAGGTTAGGGGATAAGGGCGGTTCAGAGATGTGCAAAACTGGTACTCTTGGGCAAAAAGTCTGA
- a CDS encoding phosphoglucomutase/phosphomannomutase family protein: MAPFSPASLVTKPITFGTDGWRGVIAADFTVERLIKVAPLAALALEQTYGSPDRDRTVIVGYDRRFLSEEFASATAEAVTTAGYNVMLSEGYAPTPAYSWAAKQQNALGALVITASHNPGIYSGLKVKSAFGGSVTPDVTQKIEAMLKEGTQLPAAEAGSLQTFNPWQSYCEALRSKVNIEEIQEAIVQGKLMVFADVMHGAAAGGLAQLLGASIQELNSDRDPLFGGGAPEPLPRYLSGLFRAMKEYRQQPGAALSVGLVFDGDSDRIAAVDGQGGFLSSQVLIPILIEHLSVHRGFEGEIVKTISGSNLIPKVAKLHNLSVHETAIGYKYIADRMLEAKVLLGGEESGGIGYGNHIPERDALLSALYVLEAMVQSGMDLSDRYRQLQQTTGYSSTYDRTDLPLANMEVRSRLLNELETNLPKAIAGQAVTECLTVDGYKFQLANQSWLLIRFSGTEPVLRLYSEALTMADVRQNLAWAESWAKAI; this comes from the coding sequence ATGGCTCCTTTTTCTCCTGCGTCTCTTGTTACAAAACCCATTACCTTTGGCACCGATGGCTGGCGAGGGGTAATTGCTGCTGACTTCACTGTTGAACGACTGATCAAAGTTGCGCCGCTCGCAGCGCTGGCATTGGAGCAAACCTATGGCAGTCCAGACCGCGATCGCACCGTCATTGTGGGTTACGATCGCCGCTTCCTCTCAGAAGAATTTGCCAGTGCCACCGCTGAGGCAGTCACAACAGCAGGCTATAATGTGATGCTTTCGGAAGGCTACGCGCCTACGCCTGCTTACAGTTGGGCAGCAAAGCAGCAAAATGCCCTGGGGGCGTTGGTCATCACAGCCAGCCATAATCCTGGGATCTACTCTGGGCTTAAGGTGAAAAGCGCTTTTGGTGGGTCGGTAACGCCAGATGTGACGCAGAAGATTGAGGCAATGCTGAAGGAAGGAACGCAACTCCCTGCGGCAGAGGCAGGATCACTCCAAACGTTTAATCCTTGGCAGAGCTACTGTGAGGCGTTGCGCAGCAAGGTCAACATTGAGGAAATTCAAGAAGCGATCGTGCAGGGCAAGCTGATGGTGTTTGCCGATGTCATGCATGGAGCGGCGGCTGGAGGATTAGCGCAGTTATTGGGGGCTTCGATTCAGGAACTCAACAGCGATCGCGATCCGCTGTTTGGTGGAGGCGCGCCCGAGCCTTTACCTCGCTACCTTTCAGGATTATTTCGAGCCATGAAGGAGTATCGTCAGCAGCCAGGTGCAGCGTTGTCAGTCGGTTTAGTGTTCGATGGAGACAGCGATCGCATTGCCGCAGTAGATGGGCAGGGAGGCTTTCTCAGTTCTCAGGTGTTGATCCCGATTTTGATTGAACATTTGTCTGTGCATCGAGGATTTGAGGGCGAAATTGTCAAAACAATCAGTGGTTCTAACCTGATTCCCAAGGTAGCGAAGCTGCACAATCTTTCGGTTCATGAAACGGCGATCGGCTATAAATACATTGCCGATCGCATGTTAGAAGCCAAAGTGCTGTTGGGGGGCGAAGAGTCGGGTGGCATCGGCTACGGCAATCACATCCCTGAGCGAGATGCGTTGCTGTCGGCGCTCTATGTGTTGGAGGCGATGGTGCAATCGGGAATGGATTTGAGCGATCGCTATCGTCAGCTTCAACAGACTACAGGGTATAGCTCGACTTATGACCGCACCGATTTGCCGCTAGCGAATATGGAAGTGCGATCGCGGTTGTTGAACGAACTAGAGACTAACCTGCCAAAAGCGATCGCGGGGCAGGCAGTGACGGAGTGCTTAACCGTGGATGGGTACAAGTTTCAGCTTGCCAATCAAAGCTGGCTATTAATTCGATTTAGTGGAACAGAGCCTGTTTTGCGGCTTTACTCCGAAGCTTTGACGATGGCAGATGTGCGGCAAAATTTGGCTTGGGCAGAAAGTTGGGCGAAGGCGATTTGA
- a CDS encoding sensor domain-containing diguanylate cyclase, producing the protein MKTTWKHLYLWVKAAVLNLDSVDSLLRQIVEKITVNYKADCLLWTGLELGVSDNIRVYTTAEVASQSLFIGSIDASFYSRDSDLSNLSIQPFCLNSLPQWFLDQQHSPQTTQLQTGDLIIPVTIRGGFLAPTIQELIAVANPLQFVLQLKRPDIPAAASAERCEIRGWSLEELDCLEVTCSQLGLAYSALYWRQRLEQSRQQAALIGRISRLLNSTLNPNEIVGRIVAELGHGLNCDRSILVDLRQERVNVLATWDHPERSLPPLRQSQAHQNCWQDVIEIFLQGGASYLEVSLNERNPDSLQFWLRDVGAHAVLLVPLFIQDDFFGAVALLSYQQERSYLLDELQTVRHAADQAAIALTNAQHYQSLWHKKEILRLQNNSLRMEIMRDELTQLLNRRALEQELEQLSNSTAWTIQQPFSIIVCDIDHFKRINDTYGHLAGDEVLQALAQRLQNQLRHETPAYRYGGEEFVIILTETYLEKAAEVAERLRQLIRSNPVQSKAGLIQFTASFGMAQQEPQFDRSAWDVLQRADAALYEAKRRGRDRVESLDLP; encoded by the coding sequence ATGAAAACAACCTGGAAACATCTCTACCTCTGGGTTAAAGCAGCCGTATTAAACTTAGATTCTGTTGATTCTTTGCTCCGTCAGATAGTAGAGAAAATCACGGTCAACTATAAGGCGGATTGCTTGCTGTGGACGGGTTTGGAGCTAGGAGTCTCAGACAATATTCGAGTGTATACCACTGCTGAGGTGGCAAGCCAGTCTTTGTTTATTGGCTCGATAGACGCGTCATTTTATTCACGGGATAGTGACCTAAGCAACTTATCCATTCAGCCATTTTGCCTAAATTCTCTGCCCCAGTGGTTCCTCGACCAACAACATTCTCCTCAAACTACTCAGCTTCAAACAGGCGACCTGATTATTCCAGTCACGATTCGCGGCGGATTTTTAGCTCCAACGATTCAGGAACTTATCGCCGTGGCAAACCCCTTACAATTTGTGTTGCAGCTTAAGCGCCCCGATATTCCTGCCGCAGCATCAGCAGAAAGGTGTGAAATTCGGGGCTGGAGTTTAGAGGAGTTGGATTGCCTGGAGGTAACTTGTAGCCAGTTAGGGCTGGCTTACAGCGCCTTGTACTGGCGGCAGCGGCTAGAGCAATCGAGACAACAGGCGGCTTTGATTGGGCGCATTTCGCGGCTGCTTAATTCCACTCTTAATCCGAATGAAATTGTCGGGCGGATTGTGGCAGAGTTGGGTCATGGGTTGAATTGCGATCGCTCTATTCTGGTCGATCTGCGTCAAGAGCGGGTTAATGTGCTTGCCACGTGGGATCATCCTGAGCGATCGCTGCCCCCGCTACGACAAAGCCAAGCCCACCAAAACTGCTGGCAAGACGTAATTGAAATATTTTTACAGGGCGGCGCTTCTTACTTAGAAGTGAGCTTAAATGAACGCAATCCTGACTCGCTTCAATTTTGGCTGAGAGACGTTGGGGCGCATGCTGTGTTGCTGGTGCCCTTGTTCATTCAAGATGATTTTTTTGGCGCTGTAGCACTGTTGTCATATCAACAAGAGCGATCTTACTTACTTGATGAACTCCAAACGGTTCGACATGCAGCAGATCAGGCGGCGATCGCCCTCACTAATGCCCAGCACTATCAAAGCCTCTGGCACAAAAAAGAAATTCTGCGTCTGCAAAACAATTCCCTCCGCATGGAAATCATGCGCGACGAGTTGACCCAGTTACTCAATCGCCGTGCCCTAGAGCAAGAGCTAGAACAACTGAGTAATTCTACAGCTTGGACTATTCAGCAGCCCTTTAGCATCATTGTTTGCGATATTGACCACTTCAAACGAATCAACGATACCTACGGACACTTAGCAGGCGATGAAGTGCTCCAAGCATTAGCACAGCGTTTACAAAATCAACTCCGCCATGAAACCCCGGCATATCGCTATGGCGGCGAAGAATTTGTCATCATTCTCACCGAAACCTATCTTGAGAAAGCGGCAGAAGTCGCAGAACGTCTGCGGCAATTGATTCGGAGCAACCCTGTTCAATCTAAAGCAGGCTTAATTCAATTCACTGCTAGTTTTGGTATGGCACAGCAGGAGCCACAGTTCGATCGCTCTGCCTGGGATGTCTTGCAGCGGGCAGATGCAGCCCTTTACGAAGCAAAACGACGAGGGCGCGATCGCGTTGAATCTCTCGATCTTCCCTGA
- a CDS encoding M48 family metallopeptidase, which translates to MAKAKSSKPPSYNVRVSDRAKHVSIKVSHLSEVEIVVPRGFDMQQIPEILQKRQEWIAKTTQRIAAERRSLTHELVQSPQIPSPTFPEQLSLRSLLEEWTIHYQPTEQPQITFSTPAPHQIIIQGKVEQPNCSLALQYWLKRKAETHLTPWLRLISHEINLSCNQISVRGQKTLWASCSSKKNISLNFKLLFLPPHLVRYVLIHELCHTIHLDHSQHFWALVEKKEPNYRAIDLELNKAWIYIPEWVERTSG; encoded by the coding sequence ATGGCAAAGGCTAAATCCTCTAAACCCCCGTCCTACAACGTTCGAGTTAGCGATCGCGCTAAGCACGTCAGCATCAAGGTTTCTCACCTCAGTGAGGTTGAGATTGTCGTGCCGCGCGGCTTTGATATGCAGCAGATTCCAGAAATTTTGCAGAAGCGACAGGAATGGATTGCCAAGACGACCCAAAGAATTGCAGCAGAGCGGCGATCGCTTACCCACGAATTAGTTCAATCGCCCCAAATCCCTAGCCCTACTTTTCCAGAGCAACTCAGCCTGCGATCGCTCCTAGAAGAATGGACAATCCACTACCAGCCCACCGAGCAACCTCAAATCACCTTCAGCACCCCCGCCCCTCACCAAATCATTATTCAGGGCAAGGTCGAGCAACCCAACTGTTCCCTAGCCCTTCAATACTGGCTAAAGCGCAAAGCCGAAACGCACCTGACCCCCTGGCTTCGCCTCATCAGCCATGAGATCAACTTATCCTGCAACCAAATTTCGGTTCGAGGTCAAAAAACTCTATGGGCAAGCTGTTCTAGTAAAAAGAACATCAGCCTCAATTTCAAGCTTCTGTTTTTGCCGCCCCACTTAGTCCGCTACGTCCTCATTCACGAGCTATGTCACACCATTCACCTTGATCACTCCCAGCACTTCTGGGCGCTGGTTGAAAAAAAAGAGCCCAATTACCGTGCGATCGACTTAGAACTCAACAAGGCTTGGATTTACATTCCAGAGTGGGTTGAACGAACATCTGGCTAG
- a CDS encoding NUDIX hydrolase: MTHTVTHAVVTTLPRPVVAIAILYQNDRFLMQLRDNIPTIAYPGHWAFFGGHLDPGESHEAAIHRELLEEISYDPPNLTYFRSYNDPQVVRHVYQAPLTVDLADLQLHEGWDMRFLTLEEIRQGGCYSEKAGYVCPLGKPHQQLLLDFFQEHLERLH, from the coding sequence ATGACCCATACCGTGACCCATGCCGTTGTAACAACGCTGCCTCGTCCTGTGGTGGCGATCGCCATTCTCTATCAAAACGATCGGTTTTTGATGCAGCTTCGAGACAATATTCCCACCATTGCCTATCCAGGACATTGGGCATTTTTTGGAGGACATTTAGATCCAGGTGAAAGTCATGAAGCTGCCATTCACCGAGAACTCCTAGAAGAAATTAGCTACGATCCGCCTAATCTCACCTACTTCCGTTCCTACAATGATCCCCAAGTTGTCCGCCATGTTTACCAGGCTCCGCTGACGGTTGACCTAGCCGATCTTCAGCTTCATGAAGGTTGGGATATGAGATTTTTGACGCTTGAAGAAATTCGGCAAGGCGGCTGTTATTCTGAAAAAGCGGGTTACGTTTGCCCGCTCGGAAAGCCACATCAACAGCTTTTATTAGATTTTTTTCAAGAGCATCTTGAGCGGCTTCATTAG
- the folD gene encoding bifunctional methylenetetrahydrofolate dehydrogenase/methenyltetrahydrofolate cyclohydrolase FolD → MAGLLDGKALAAKMQAELTEQVRGLQAQAGRPPGLAVLMVGNNPASAAYVGQKEKACARVGITSFGKHFAEDVTQAELEQTIHALNQNEQVDGILVQLPLPDRLNSVALLNKIDPDKDADGLHPINLGRLLRGESGLRSCTPAGVMGLLEEYQISLKGKQAVVLGRSILVGKPLALMLLEQDATVTIAHSRTPDLAAIARTADILVAAVGRIGLVTPAMVKPGAVVIDVGINRTTDETTGKFRLVGDVQFEALQDIASWITPVPGGVGAMTVTMLLHNTVWSYRQRLGL, encoded by the coding sequence ATGGCTGGTTTATTGGACGGCAAAGCGCTTGCAGCTAAGATGCAAGCCGAACTCACAGAGCAGGTCAGAGGACTTCAAGCCCAGGCAGGCAGACCGCCCGGACTAGCGGTGCTAATGGTGGGCAACAACCCTGCAAGTGCGGCATACGTTGGGCAAAAAGAAAAAGCTTGTGCCCGCGTAGGCATCACTTCTTTTGGCAAGCATTTTGCAGAGGATGTGACTCAAGCAGAGCTAGAGCAAACCATCCACGCCCTTAACCAAAATGAGCAGGTAGACGGGATTCTTGTCCAACTGCCTCTGCCCGATCGCCTGAATTCGGTCGCCCTGCTGAACAAAATTGACCCCGACAAAGACGCGGATGGCTTGCATCCTATCAATTTGGGACGGCTGCTACGAGGAGAATCTGGGCTAAGAAGCTGTACGCCTGCCGGAGTTATGGGTCTGTTGGAGGAATATCAAATTAGTCTCAAAGGTAAACAGGCGGTAGTTTTAGGGCGCAGTATTTTGGTAGGTAAACCCTTAGCGCTAATGCTATTAGAGCAAGATGCCACTGTGACGATCGCCCATTCCCGCACGCCCGATTTAGCGGCGATCGCCCGCACTGCCGACATCTTGGTGGCAGCCGTTGGACGCATTGGGCTAGTTACGCCAGCCATGGTTAAGCCGGGAGCCGTAGTGATTGATGTGGGCATTAACCGGACGACCGATGAAACAACCGGAAAATTCCGTCTGGTGGGAGACGTGCAGTTTGAGGCATTGCAAGATATTGCCTCCTGGATTACGCCAGTTCCGGGTGGAGTTGGCGCGATGACTGTGACCATGCTGTTGCACAATACAGTATGGAGTTATCGGCAACGCTTAGGATTATAA
- a CDS encoding polyprenyl synthetase family protein, which yields MVISANTNQGMRTPEEPLPNFDLAAYLKRQQAAVEVALDGAIAIGYPETIYEAMRYSLMAGGKRLRPILCLATCELMSGTSDLAMPTACSLEMIHTMSLIHDDLPAMDNDDYRRGKLTNHKVYGEDIAILAGDGLLAYAFEFMATQTQAPADRVLKAIAHLSKAVSAAGLVGGQVVDLESEGKPGVTLETLNYIHRHKTGALLESSVVCGAILAGAADDDLERLSRYAQNIGLAFQIIDDVLDITATQAELGKTAGKDLQSQKATYPSFWGIDESKRQADQLIAAAKAELQTFGTQAQPLLALGDYITARKN from the coding sequence ATGGTTATTTCAGCAAATACGAATCAAGGGATGCGGACACCAGAAGAGCCTTTGCCAAACTTTGATTTGGCGGCTTACTTAAAGAGACAGCAGGCAGCGGTAGAAGTGGCGCTGGATGGGGCGATCGCCATTGGTTACCCCGAAACTATCTATGAAGCCATGCGCTATTCCCTCATGGCAGGCGGCAAACGGCTTCGACCCATTCTTTGCCTCGCCACTTGCGAACTCATGAGCGGCACCTCTGACTTGGCAATGCCAACCGCTTGTTCGCTAGAAATGATCCACACCATGTCTCTGATCCACGACGATTTGCCTGCGATGGATAACGACGATTACCGTCGAGGCAAATTGACCAATCACAAAGTCTATGGTGAAGACATTGCCATTTTGGCAGGAGATGGGTTGCTGGCTTACGCGTTTGAGTTCATGGCGACTCAAACTCAGGCTCCCGCCGATCGCGTTTTAAAAGCGATCGCCCATCTTAGTAAAGCCGTTAGCGCAGCCGGACTAGTGGGCGGACAAGTTGTGGACTTAGAGTCTGAAGGAAAACCGGGTGTCACGCTAGAAACTCTCAACTATATTCATCGTCACAAAACTGGAGCTTTGCTCGAATCCTCTGTCGTGTGCGGAGCTATCTTGGCAGGTGCCGCTGATGACGACTTGGAACGCCTCTCCCGCTACGCCCAAAACATTGGGCTCGCCTTCCAAATCATCGACGATGTGCTAGACATCACCGCCACCCAGGCAGAACTTGGCAAAACCGCAGGCAAAGACCTCCAATCTCAAAAAGCCACCTACCCCAGCTTTTGGGGCATTGACGAGTCAAAACGCCAAGCCGACCAACTGATTGCCGCTGCCAAAGCAGAACTACAGACTTTTGGCACCCAAGCTCAGCCTCTCCTTGCCCTAGGAGACTACATCACGGCTCGCAAAAACTAA
- a CDS encoding divergent PAP2 family protein, giving the protein MQDFPAILNNPVLLVSLFACVLAQLIKVVVELVQHGKLDFRSLVGTGGMPSAHSALVTALATGIGQTAGWDSGTFAIAIIFAIIVMYDASGVRQAAGKQARILNQIMDELSQGETKFTEDRLKELLGHTPVQVIAGAALGTVVSWIAAPTY; this is encoded by the coding sequence ATGCAGGACTTCCCCGCTATCCTGAATAACCCCGTTCTCCTGGTTTCATTGTTTGCTTGTGTGCTAGCTCAGCTGATTAAAGTAGTGGTTGAACTGGTTCAACACGGCAAGCTTGACTTTCGTAGTTTGGTGGGCACAGGCGGAATGCCCAGCGCCCATTCAGCGCTAGTCACAGCTTTGGCAACTGGCATTGGGCAAACCGCAGGCTGGGATAGTGGAACCTTTGCGATCGCCATTATCTTCGCCATCATCGTTATGTACGATGCCTCAGGAGTCCGTCAAGCTGCCGGAAAGCAAGCCCGCATCCTCAACCAAATCATGGATGAACTCTCCCAAGGCGAAACCAAATTTACAGAAGATCGCCTCAAAGAATTGCTGGGGCATACCCCAGTTCAAGTCATCGCGGGGGCTGCCCTAGGGACAGTAGTTTCTTGGATTGCGGCTCCTACCTACTAA
- a CDS encoding DUF2488 family protein, translating into MNTYYYVLASRKYMLEDEPTEEALKERIRHYHEQEKEIDFWLVHQPAFLEAPEMASLKAKCPQPAVAIISTNPQFITWLKLRLEYVSTGEFQAPSATIPEPLASLVPVS; encoded by the coding sequence ATGAACACCTACTACTATGTCTTAGCTAGCCGCAAGTATATGTTGGAAGACGAACCCACTGAGGAAGCCCTGAAGGAGCGGATCCGGCATTACCACGAACAGGAAAAAGAAATAGATTTTTGGTTAGTCCATCAGCCCGCTTTTTTAGAAGCTCCAGAAATGGCAAGCCTGAAGGCAAAATGTCCTCAGCCCGCTGTGGCAATTATTTCTACCAATCCTCAATTTATTACCTGGCTTAAGCTGCGGCTTGAATACGTGAGTACGGGCGAGTTTCAGGCTCCCTCTGCTACTATTCCAGAACCCTTAGCATCCTTGGTTCCAGTGAGCTAG
- a CDS encoding pyridoxine 5'-phosphate synthase encodes MPTLGVNIDHVATVRQARRTVEPDPVAAAVLAEIGGADGITVHLREDRRHMQDRDVKLLRQTVRTHLNLEMAATDEMVAIALDILPNYVTLVPEKREEITTEGGLDIAGQLDRMKQVVAVLQGAGIPVSLFIDADDRQIEASATVQAQFIELHTGQYAEAKDEKGREKELAVLRQGCEAAIAAGLRINAGHGLTYWNVHPIAALPGMEELNIGHTIVSRAVLVGMERAVREMKQAIRETMNGKIS; translated from the coding sequence ATGCCGACCTTAGGGGTAAATATTGACCATGTGGCAACTGTCCGGCAAGCCAGACGAACCGTTGAGCCTGATCCTGTAGCAGCAGCGGTGTTGGCAGAAATAGGGGGCGCAGATGGAATTACGGTACATTTGCGAGAAGATCGACGGCACATGCAGGATCGGGACGTAAAGCTGCTGCGGCAAACGGTACGGACACACCTAAACCTGGAAATGGCGGCGACGGACGAGATGGTGGCGATCGCCCTCGATATCCTGCCAAATTACGTCACCCTTGTTCCTGAAAAGCGCGAAGAAATTACAACCGAAGGTGGCTTAGATATTGCAGGTCAGCTAGACCGGATGAAGCAGGTGGTAGCAGTGCTGCAAGGGGCAGGCATTCCGGTGAGCTTGTTTATTGATGCCGACGATCGCCAGATCGAGGCATCCGCGACCGTACAGGCACAGTTTATTGAGTTGCATACTGGGCAATATGCTGAGGCGAAGGATGAAAAAGGACGGGAGAAAGAGTTGGCAGTGTTGAGGCAAGGGTGTGAAGCGGCGATCGCGGCTGGACTTCGCATCAACGCAGGACATGGGTTGACCTACTGGAACGTTCATCCGATCGCGGCTCTTCCAGGCATGGAGGAGTTAAACATTGGTCACACTATTGTCAGTCGCGCTGTTCTGGTCGGGATGGAGCGAGCAGTACGGGAGATGAAGCAGGCAATTCGGGAGACAATGAACGGTAAAATTAGTTAA
- a CDS encoding DUF2811 domain-containing protein, whose amino-acid sequence MNSNVSILAEIPEDLHESLQDYLETHPDWDHDRVFAAALSLFLLQNGCSNTPDSSRSYRRAARVYLDSLFKHAV is encoded by the coding sequence ATGAATTCAAACGTCAGCATTTTGGCTGAGATTCCTGAAGATTTGCACGAATCGCTTCAAGATTATCTGGAAACGCACCCCGATTGGGATCACGATCGCGTCTTTGCTGCGGCTCTATCGCTGTTCTTGCTGCAAAATGGCTGTAGCAACACGCCTGATTCTTCTCGTAGCTACCGTCGGGCAGCACGGGTTTATTTAGATTCGCTGTTTAAGCACGCGGTATGA
- the hemJ gene encoding protoporphyrinogen oxidase HemJ, whose protein sequence is MPYLWFKAFHIVGVVVWFAGLFYLVRLFVYHAETLEQPEPARSILHNQYQIMEKRLYKLITTPGMVLTVGMAIAMLITAPALLKETWLQVKMSLVGVLIIYHHLCARWMKQLAAGEFKFTGQQFRWLNEVPTVFLVIIVLLAIFKNNFPTSAASWGIFAMVVAMAAIIQLYARKRRLDKERAIAEAGEAAVEGSVS, encoded by the coding sequence ATGCCCTATCTCTGGTTTAAGGCTTTTCATATTGTGGGCGTTGTTGTTTGGTTTGCGGGGTTGTTTTATTTGGTACGGCTATTTGTGTACCATGCCGAAACCCTTGAACAGCCTGAACCTGCAAGAAGCATTTTGCACAACCAATATCAAATTATGGAGAAGCGGCTCTATAAGCTGATTACAACTCCAGGTATGGTGCTAACCGTGGGGATGGCGATCGCTATGCTGATAACGGCTCCCGCGCTTCTTAAAGAAACCTGGCTTCAGGTCAAGATGTCTTTAGTGGGCGTTCTGATTATTTACCATCATCTTTGTGCTCGTTGGATGAAGCAGCTTGCGGCTGGGGAGTTTAAGTTTACGGGGCAGCAGTTTCGATGGCTCAATGAAGTACCTACTGTGTTTCTGGTGATCATTGTCCTATTAGCGATTTTTAAAAATAACTTTCCCACTAGCGCTGCCAGTTGGGGTATTTTCGCCATGGTTGTGGCGATGGCGGCAATTATTCAGCTTTATGCTCGTAAGCGCCGATTAGATAAAGAGCGTGCGATCGCTGAGGCAGGAGAAGCAGCAGTAGAAGGATCTGTATCGTAA